In Eucalyptus grandis isolate ANBG69807.140 chromosome 4, ASM1654582v1, whole genome shotgun sequence, the following proteins share a genomic window:
- the LOC104441150 gene encoding GLABROUS1 enhancer-binding protein-like, with protein sequence MAPKRPLPAEDPPPASSDDDEPAGSSEEEEPKEEEEDEEEEESGESEADSESSGDEDGKGERKKPPQPKPTPPPPPPQQQQPPLTQPQQKSQGGSSAAAAGSESESESGSESGTESESESDSRRYTVKPIASKPMEKVETPPAKKQRAEPPSSSSKPQQPSAAAAAAAAKRKAEPEGGSKAKRKVELEDTKEKEPKRGRKKDAAENGSVQKSGEESKKLFQRIWGDDDELALLQGMIDFREKKGMDPFANTNAFHHFVKKSLGQEFTHSQLANKIRVLKKKYSNNEGKGKDGEDRSFSKPHEQKVFELSKKIWGANKSGDAGGSSEQTPVPKANGTAKKSKAATAAKVPKLKMETSLERLKENGELVLSEHIDAASMLSCDYKMLQLSGLGLDQDFMKKGWEMLDQSRKEELKERWKKVQLAEMRVLAERATLISDQTNLVLEAYERANGN encoded by the coding sequence ATGGCCCCGAAGCGTCCTCTTCCGGCGGAGGATCCGCCGCCGGCGTCCTCCGACGACGACGAGCCGGCCGGCAGCTCCGAAGAGGAAGagcccaaggaggaggaggaggacgaggaggaggaagaatcCGGAGAGTCGGAGGCCGATTCCGAGTCCTCCGGCGACGAGGACGGCAAGGGGGAGCGGAAGAAGCCGCCGCAGCCCAAGCCgactcccccgccgccgccgccgcagcagcagcaaccGCCGCTGACGCAGCCGCAGCAGAAGTCTCAGGGTGGGtcttcggcggcggcggccgggtCCGAGTCGGAATCCGAGTCCGGGTCCGAGTCGGGGACCGAGTCCGAGTCCGAGTCCGACTCGCGCCGCTACACCGTCAAGCCCATAGCCTCGAAGCCCATGGAGAAGGTCGAGACCCCGCCCGCGAAGAAGCAGAGGGCGGAGCCGCCGTCCTCCTCATCGAAGCCGCAGCAgccctcggcggcggcggcggcggcggcggcgaagcgGAAGGCCGAACCGGAGGGCGGCTCGAAGGCAAAGCGGAAGGTCGAGCTGGAGGACACCAAGGAGAAGGAGccgaagagagggaggaagaaggacgCGGCCGAGAACGGGTCGGTGCAGAAATCCGGGGAGGAGTCGAAGAAGCTGTTCCAGAGGATATGGGGCGACGACGACGAGCTAGCCCTGTTGCAGGGCATGATCGATTTCCGGGAGAAGAAAGGTATGGACCCTTTTGCCAACACTAACGCGTTCCATCATTTTGTCAAGAAATCGCTCGGGCAAGAGTTCACCCATAGTCAATTGGCGAACAAGATCCGGGTTTTGAAGAAGAAGTATAGTAACAAtgaagggaaggggaaggatGGTGAGGATAGGTCGTTCTCGAAGCCCCACGAGCAGAAAGTTTTCGAATTGTCTAAGAAAATCTGGGGCGCCAATAAGAGCGGCGATGCGGGCGGGAGCAGCGAGCAGACGCCTGTGCCGAAGGCGAATGGTACCGCTAAGAAGAGTAAGGCTGCTACTGCTGCCAAGGTGCCCAAGTTGAAGATGGAGACGTCGCTGGAGAGGCTGAAGGAGAATGGTGAACTAGTGCTGTCCGAGCATATTGATGCCGCAAGCATGTTGTCCTGTGATTATAAGATGTTGCAATTGTCTGGGCTTGGCTTGGATCAGGACTTTATGAAGAAAGGGTGGGAGATGCTGGATCAGTCGAGGAAGGAGGAGTTGAAGGAACGATGGAAGAAAGTGCAATTGGCTGAGATGCGAGTATTGGCTGAGAGGGCCACATTGATTAGTGATCAAACCAATCTTGTTTTAGAGGCTTATGAGCGGGCTAATGGAAACTAG
- the LOC104441149 gene encoding oxygen-evolving enhancer protein 3-2, chloroplastic, translating into MAHAMASMAGLRGSSQAVLEGSLQLSGSTRLSISGGNRVGLARPGFSIRAQQGSAEADTSRRAVLGLVATALASGSFVQAVLAEARSIKVGGPPPPSGGLPGTLNSDEPRDLDLPLKDRFFLQPLTPAQAAARAKESAKEIVNVKSFIDKKAWPYVQNDLRLRAEYLRFDLNTVISAKSKEEKKSLKELTGKLFQTISNLDYAAKIKSTPEAEKYYAETVSTLNDVLAKLG; encoded by the exons ATGGCCCATGCTATGGCTTCAATGGCTGGCTTACGGGGCTCCTCTCAGGCGGTGCTGGAAGGTAGCCTCCAGCTTAGCGGCTCGACCCGCCTGAGCATCAGCGGTGGCAACAGGGTTGGCTTGGCCAGGCCTGGCTTCAGCATTAGAGCTCAACAGGGCTCGGCCGAGGCCGACACTAGCCGGAGGGCAGTTCTCGGTCTGGTCGCCACCGCTTTGGCTTCAGGTTCTTTTGTCCAAGCAGTGTTGGCCGAAGCCAGGTCGATCAAGGTAGGCGGGCCTCCCCCACCATCCGGCGGACTGC CTGGAACCCTGAACTCTGATGAGCCAAGAGATCTCGATCTCCCATTGAAGGACAGATTCTTCCTTCAGCCACTGACTCCGGCACAGGCGGCAGCCAGGGCAAAGGAGTCGGCCAAGGAAATTGTTAACGTGAAGTCGTTCATAGACAAGAAGGCATGGCCATATGTCCAGAACGATCTCCGCCTCAGGGCCGAGTACCTCCGCTTCGACCTCAACACTGTCATCTCCGCAAAATccaaggaggagaagaagtcGCTCAAGGAACTTACTGGGAAGCTCTTCCAGACCATCAGCAAT CTGGACTACGCGGCGAAGATCAAGAGCACCCCAGAAGCAGAGAAATATTATGCTGAGACCGTATCTACCCTTAATGATGTTCTTGCCAAGCTTGGCTAA
- the LOC104441148 gene encoding thioredoxin-like protein CXXS1, with product MEGQYDQQNKSRVVKVDSPESWETCLTQAAAQGCPVVVHFTAAWCMPSVAMNPFVEELASANPDVLFLTVDVDDVKEVATRMEVKAMPTFLLLKDKTPVNKLVGANPEEIRKRIDGFVQSFCTSVA from the exons ATGGAAGGGCAATATGACCAGCAGAACAAATCCCGGGTCGTGAAGGTCGACTCGCCCGAGTCGTGGGAAACCTGCTTGACTCAGGCCGCCGCTCAAGGCTGCCCT GTGGTGGTGCACTTCACCGCTGCTTGGTGCATGCCTTCAGTGGCCATGAACCCGTTCGTTGAGGAGCTGGCCTCGGCCAACCCAGATGTTCTGTTTCTCACGGTTGATGTTGACGATGTTAAG GAGGTAGCGACTAGAATGGAGGTGAAAGCCATGCCAACGTTTCTACTGCTGAAGGACAAAACTCCAGTCAACAAGCTGGTGGGTGCGAATCCTGAAGAGATCAGGAAAAGGATAGATGGTTTCGTGCAGTCCTTCTGCACCAGTGTTGCCTAG